The Equus caballus isolate H_3958 breed thoroughbred chromosome 13, TB-T2T, whole genome shotgun sequence genome includes a window with the following:
- the CD19 gene encoding B-lymphocyte antigen CD19 isoform X7 — protein sequence MPPPLLLFFLLFLTPTGGRSQEALLVETKEGDNAVLPCFSPSDGPPQKLAQYKETEAFLQLSSKLRDLSIQKRPLGIMLLVFNVSNQMGGFYLCQPGPPSEQGWQPGWTVSVEGSGKLFRWNASDLDNPGCGLGKSSSEGLKTSSGHPASSQLYEWAKDQPHIRETALECAPNRSSLNQNHSQDLTVAPGSTLWLPCGVLPDSMVTGPVSWIHMHPEKTASVLRLNMTKDTQVREMWVSGTLRGGAVLLLPQATAQDAGTYHCYHGNTTREVHLKVTARAAVWHWLMETGGWKVPAATLVYLIFCLSSLVGFLHLRRALILRRKRKRMTDPTRRFFKVTPPPGTGAQNQYGNVLSLSTSSSGTGPEEEEGEAYEEPDSEEDSEFYENDSNLGQDQLSQDGSGYENPEEGALGAEDEDSFSNAESYENEDEEVAQPVTRTTDFLSPHGSAWDPSREATSLGSQSYEDMRGILYAAPQLRSFRAQPGPNHEEDADSYENMDNPDGPEPAWDGGGHVGTWSTR from the exons AtgccacctcctctcctcctcttcttcctcctcttccttacCCCCACGGGAGGCAGATCCCAGGAAGCACTGCTGGTGGAGACTAAAG AGGGAGACAATGCTGTGCTGCCGTGCTTCAGTCCCTCAGATGGTCCCCCTCAGAAGCTGGCCCAGTATAAGGAGACAGAAGCTTTCTTACAGCTGAGCTCAAAGTTACGAGACCTGAGCATTCAGAAACGGCCCTTGGGCATCATGCTGCTCGTCTTCAACGTCTCTAACCAGATGGGGGGCTTCTACCTGTGCCAGCCGGGGCCCCCTTCTGAGCAGGGCTGGCAGCCTGGCTGGACAGTCAGCGTGGAAGGCAGTG GGAAGCTGTTCCGGTGGAATGCTTCAGACCTAGATAACCCAGGCTGTGGCCTGGGCAAAAGTTCCTCAGAAGGCCTCAAGACCTCTTCTGGTCACCCTGCAAGCTCCCAGCTGTATGAGTGGGCCAAAGACCAGCCTCATATCCGGGAGACAGCCCTTGAATGTGCCCCAAATAGGAGCAGTCTGAACCAGAACCACAGCCAAG ACCTCACTGTGGCCCCTGGCTCCACACTCTGGCTGCCCTGCGGGGTGCTCCCTGATTCCATGGTCACAGGCCCCGTCTCCTGGATCCACATGCATCCCGAGAAGACTGCCTCAGTGCTGCGCCTAAACATGACGAAGGATACCCAAGTCAGAGAGATGTGGGTATCGGGCACCCTCAGGGGAGGGGCTGTTCTGTTGCTGCCCCAGGCCACGGCTCAAGATGCTGGCACCTATCATTGTTACCATGGCAACACGACCAGGGAGGTGCACCTGAAGGTCACTGCTCGGGCAG CTGTGTGGCATTGGCTGATGGAGACTGGTGGCTGGAAAGTCCCTGCTGCAACTTTAGTTTATCTGATCTTCTGCCTGAGTTCCCTCGTGGGCTTTCTTCATCTTCGAAGAG CCCTGATcctgaggaggaaaagaaagcgAATGACTGATCCCACTAGAAG GTTCTTTAAAGTGACGCCTCCCCCGGGAACCGGCGCCCAGAACCAGTATGGGAATGTGCTCTCCCTTTCCACGTCCTCCTCTGGCACGG GcccagaagaagaggaaggggaggccTACGAGGAGCCAGACAGTGAGGAGGACTCCGAGTTCTATGAGAACGACTCCAACCTTGGGCAGGACCAACTCTCGCAGG ATGGCAGCGGCTATGAGAACCCTGAGGAGGGGGCCTTGGGTGCTGAGGATGAAGACTCCTTCTCCAACG CTGAGTCTTATGAGAATGAGGATGAAGAGGTGGCCCAGCCAGTCACCAGGACAACAG ACTTCCTGAGTCCCCATGGGTCAGCCTGGGACCCCAGCAGGGAGGCAACCTCCCTTG GGTCCCAGTCGTATGAGGATATGAGAGGGATCCTGTATGCAGCCCCCCAGCTCCGCTCCTTTCGGGCCCAGCCTGGTCCCAATCATGAGGAAG ATGCAGACTCTTATGAGAACATGGATAATCCCGATGGGCCAGAACCAGCATGGGATGGAGGGGGCCACGTGGGGACCTGGAGCACCAGGTGA
- the CD19 gene encoding B-lymphocyte antigen CD19 isoform X6 yields MPPPLLLFFLLFLTPTGGRSQEALLVETKEGDNAVLPCFSPSDGPPQKLAQYKETEAFLQLSSKLRDLSIQKRPLGIMLLVFNVSNQMGGFYLCQPGPPSEQGWQPGWTVSVEGSGKLFRWNASDLDNPGCGLGKSSSEGLKTSSGHPASSQLYEWAKDQPHIRETALECAPNRSSLNQNHSQDLTVAPGSTLWLPCGVLPDSMVTGPVSWIHMHPEKTASVLRLNMTKDTQVREMWVSGTLRGGAVLLLPQATAQDAGTYHCYHGNTTREVHLKVTARAAVWHWLMETGGWKVPAATLVYLIFCLSSLVGFLHLRRALILRRKRKRMTDPTRRFFKVTPPPGTGAQNQYGNVLSLSTSSSGTGPEEEEGEAYEEPDSEEDSEFYENDSNLGQDQLSQDGSGYENPEEGALGAEDEDSFSNAAESYENEDEEVAQPVTRTTDFLSPHGSAWDPSREATSLGSQSYEDMRGILYAAPQLRSFRAQPGPNHEEDADSYENMDNPDGPEPAWDGGGHVGTWSTR; encoded by the exons AtgccacctcctctcctcctcttcttcctcctcttccttacCCCCACGGGAGGCAGATCCCAGGAAGCACTGCTGGTGGAGACTAAAG AGGGAGACAATGCTGTGCTGCCGTGCTTCAGTCCCTCAGATGGTCCCCCTCAGAAGCTGGCCCAGTATAAGGAGACAGAAGCTTTCTTACAGCTGAGCTCAAAGTTACGAGACCTGAGCATTCAGAAACGGCCCTTGGGCATCATGCTGCTCGTCTTCAACGTCTCTAACCAGATGGGGGGCTTCTACCTGTGCCAGCCGGGGCCCCCTTCTGAGCAGGGCTGGCAGCCTGGCTGGACAGTCAGCGTGGAAGGCAGTG GGAAGCTGTTCCGGTGGAATGCTTCAGACCTAGATAACCCAGGCTGTGGCCTGGGCAAAAGTTCCTCAGAAGGCCTCAAGACCTCTTCTGGTCACCCTGCAAGCTCCCAGCTGTATGAGTGGGCCAAAGACCAGCCTCATATCCGGGAGACAGCCCTTGAATGTGCCCCAAATAGGAGCAGTCTGAACCAGAACCACAGCCAAG ACCTCACTGTGGCCCCTGGCTCCACACTCTGGCTGCCCTGCGGGGTGCTCCCTGATTCCATGGTCACAGGCCCCGTCTCCTGGATCCACATGCATCCCGAGAAGACTGCCTCAGTGCTGCGCCTAAACATGACGAAGGATACCCAAGTCAGAGAGATGTGGGTATCGGGCACCCTCAGGGGAGGGGCTGTTCTGTTGCTGCCCCAGGCCACGGCTCAAGATGCTGGCACCTATCATTGTTACCATGGCAACACGACCAGGGAGGTGCACCTGAAGGTCACTGCTCGGGCAG CTGTGTGGCATTGGCTGATGGAGACTGGTGGCTGGAAAGTCCCTGCTGCAACTTTAGTTTATCTGATCTTCTGCCTGAGTTCCCTCGTGGGCTTTCTTCATCTTCGAAGAG CCCTGATcctgaggaggaaaagaaagcgAATGACTGATCCCACTAGAAG GTTCTTTAAAGTGACGCCTCCCCCGGGAACCGGCGCCCAGAACCAGTATGGGAATGTGCTCTCCCTTTCCACGTCCTCCTCTGGCACGG GcccagaagaagaggaaggggaggccTACGAGGAGCCAGACAGTGAGGAGGACTCCGAGTTCTATGAGAACGACTCCAACCTTGGGCAGGACCAACTCTCGCAGG ATGGCAGCGGCTATGAGAACCCTGAGGAGGGGGCCTTGGGTGCTGAGGATGAAGACTCCTTCTCCAACG CAGCTGAGTCTTATGAGAATGAGGATGAAGAGGTGGCCCAGCCAGTCACCAGGACAACAG ACTTCCTGAGTCCCCATGGGTCAGCCTGGGACCCCAGCAGGGAGGCAACCTCCCTTG GGTCCCAGTCGTATGAGGATATGAGAGGGATCCTGTATGCAGCCCCCCAGCTCCGCTCCTTTCGGGCCCAGCCTGGTCCCAATCATGAGGAAG ATGCAGACTCTTATGAGAACATGGATAATCCCGATGGGCCAGAACCAGCATGGGATGGAGGGGGCCACGTGGGGACCTGGAGCACCAGGTGA
- the CD19 gene encoding B-lymphocyte antigen CD19 isoform X9, producing MPPPLLLFFLLFLTPTGGRSQEALLVETKEGDNAVLPCFSPSDGPPQKLAQYKETEAFLQLSSKLRDLSIQKRPLGIMLLVFNVSNQMGGFYLCQPGPPSEQGWQPGWTVSVEGSGKLFRWNASDLDNPGCGLGKSSSEGLKTSSGHPASSQLYEWAKDQPHIRETALECAPNRSSLNQNHSQDLTVAPGSTLWLPCGVLPDSMVTGPVSWIHMHPEKTASVLRLNMTKDTQVREMWVSGTLRGGAVLLLPQATAQDAGTYHCYHGNTTREVHLKVTARAAVWHWLMETGGWKVPAATLVYLIFCLSSLVGFLHLRRALILRRKRKRMTDPTRRFFKVTPPPGTGAQNQYGNVLSLSTSSSGTGPEEEEGEAYEEPDSEEDSEFYENDSNLGQDQLSQDGSGYENPEEGALGAEDEDSFSNAAESYENEDEEVAQPVTRTTDFLSPHGSAWDPSREATSLDADSYENMDNPDGPEPAWDGGGHVGTWSTR from the exons AtgccacctcctctcctcctcttcttcctcctcttccttacCCCCACGGGAGGCAGATCCCAGGAAGCACTGCTGGTGGAGACTAAAG AGGGAGACAATGCTGTGCTGCCGTGCTTCAGTCCCTCAGATGGTCCCCCTCAGAAGCTGGCCCAGTATAAGGAGACAGAAGCTTTCTTACAGCTGAGCTCAAAGTTACGAGACCTGAGCATTCAGAAACGGCCCTTGGGCATCATGCTGCTCGTCTTCAACGTCTCTAACCAGATGGGGGGCTTCTACCTGTGCCAGCCGGGGCCCCCTTCTGAGCAGGGCTGGCAGCCTGGCTGGACAGTCAGCGTGGAAGGCAGTG GGAAGCTGTTCCGGTGGAATGCTTCAGACCTAGATAACCCAGGCTGTGGCCTGGGCAAAAGTTCCTCAGAAGGCCTCAAGACCTCTTCTGGTCACCCTGCAAGCTCCCAGCTGTATGAGTGGGCCAAAGACCAGCCTCATATCCGGGAGACAGCCCTTGAATGTGCCCCAAATAGGAGCAGTCTGAACCAGAACCACAGCCAAG ACCTCACTGTGGCCCCTGGCTCCACACTCTGGCTGCCCTGCGGGGTGCTCCCTGATTCCATGGTCACAGGCCCCGTCTCCTGGATCCACATGCATCCCGAGAAGACTGCCTCAGTGCTGCGCCTAAACATGACGAAGGATACCCAAGTCAGAGAGATGTGGGTATCGGGCACCCTCAGGGGAGGGGCTGTTCTGTTGCTGCCCCAGGCCACGGCTCAAGATGCTGGCACCTATCATTGTTACCATGGCAACACGACCAGGGAGGTGCACCTGAAGGTCACTGCTCGGGCAG CTGTGTGGCATTGGCTGATGGAGACTGGTGGCTGGAAAGTCCCTGCTGCAACTTTAGTTTATCTGATCTTCTGCCTGAGTTCCCTCGTGGGCTTTCTTCATCTTCGAAGAG CCCTGATcctgaggaggaaaagaaagcgAATGACTGATCCCACTAGAAG GTTCTTTAAAGTGACGCCTCCCCCGGGAACCGGCGCCCAGAACCAGTATGGGAATGTGCTCTCCCTTTCCACGTCCTCCTCTGGCACGG GcccagaagaagaggaaggggaggccTACGAGGAGCCAGACAGTGAGGAGGACTCCGAGTTCTATGAGAACGACTCCAACCTTGGGCAGGACCAACTCTCGCAGG ATGGCAGCGGCTATGAGAACCCTGAGGAGGGGGCCTTGGGTGCTGAGGATGAAGACTCCTTCTCCAACG CAGCTGAGTCTTATGAGAATGAGGATGAAGAGGTGGCCCAGCCAGTCACCAGGACAACAG ACTTCCTGAGTCCCCATGGGTCAGCCTGGGACCCCAGCAGGGAGGCAACCTCCCTTG ATGCAGACTCTTATGAGAACATGGATAATCCCGATGGGCCAGAACCAGCATGGGATGGAGGGGGCCACGTGGGGACCTGGAGCACCAGGTGA
- the CD19 gene encoding B-lymphocyte antigen CD19 isoform X1 translates to MPPPLLLFFLLFLTPTGGRSQEALLVETKEGDNAVLPCFSPSDGPPQKLAQYKETEAFLQLSSKLRDLSIQKRPLGIMLLVFNVSNQMGGFYLCQPGPPSEQGWQPGWTVSVEGSGKLFRWNASDLDNPGCGLGKSSSEGLKTSSGHPASSQLYEWAKDQPHIRETALECAPNRSSLNQNHSQDLTVAPGSTLWLPCGVLPDSMVTGPVSWIHMHPEKTASVLRLNMTKDTQVREMWVSGTLRGGAVLLLPQATAQDAGTYHCYHGNTTREVHLKVTARAAVWHWLMETGGWKVPAATLVYLIFCLSSLVGFLHLRRALILRRKRKRMTDPTRRFFKVTPPPGTGAQNQYGNVLSLSTSSSGTGRALRWASGLGATVPPYGSPRSHVQEARAAGSRSPPGAGPEEEEGEAYEEPDSEEDSEFYENDSNLGQDQLSQDGSGYENPEEGALGAEDEDSFSNAAESYENEDEEVAQPVTRTTDFLSPHGSAWDPSREATSLGSQSYEDMRGILYAAPQLRSFRAQPGPNHEEDADSYENMDNPDGPEPAWDGGGHVGTWSTR, encoded by the exons AtgccacctcctctcctcctcttcttcctcctcttccttacCCCCACGGGAGGCAGATCCCAGGAAGCACTGCTGGTGGAGACTAAAG AGGGAGACAATGCTGTGCTGCCGTGCTTCAGTCCCTCAGATGGTCCCCCTCAGAAGCTGGCCCAGTATAAGGAGACAGAAGCTTTCTTACAGCTGAGCTCAAAGTTACGAGACCTGAGCATTCAGAAACGGCCCTTGGGCATCATGCTGCTCGTCTTCAACGTCTCTAACCAGATGGGGGGCTTCTACCTGTGCCAGCCGGGGCCCCCTTCTGAGCAGGGCTGGCAGCCTGGCTGGACAGTCAGCGTGGAAGGCAGTG GGAAGCTGTTCCGGTGGAATGCTTCAGACCTAGATAACCCAGGCTGTGGCCTGGGCAAAAGTTCCTCAGAAGGCCTCAAGACCTCTTCTGGTCACCCTGCAAGCTCCCAGCTGTATGAGTGGGCCAAAGACCAGCCTCATATCCGGGAGACAGCCCTTGAATGTGCCCCAAATAGGAGCAGTCTGAACCAGAACCACAGCCAAG ACCTCACTGTGGCCCCTGGCTCCACACTCTGGCTGCCCTGCGGGGTGCTCCCTGATTCCATGGTCACAGGCCCCGTCTCCTGGATCCACATGCATCCCGAGAAGACTGCCTCAGTGCTGCGCCTAAACATGACGAAGGATACCCAAGTCAGAGAGATGTGGGTATCGGGCACCCTCAGGGGAGGGGCTGTTCTGTTGCTGCCCCAGGCCACGGCTCAAGATGCTGGCACCTATCATTGTTACCATGGCAACACGACCAGGGAGGTGCACCTGAAGGTCACTGCTCGGGCAG CTGTGTGGCATTGGCTGATGGAGACTGGTGGCTGGAAAGTCCCTGCTGCAACTTTAGTTTATCTGATCTTCTGCCTGAGTTCCCTCGTGGGCTTTCTTCATCTTCGAAGAG CCCTGATcctgaggaggaaaagaaagcgAATGACTGATCCCACTAGAAG GTTCTTTAAAGTGACGCCTCCCCCGGGAACCGGCGCCCAGAACCAGTATGGGAATGTGCTCTCCCTTTCCACGTCCTCCTCTGGCACGG GACGCGCCCTGCGATGGGCTTCAGGCCTGGGGGCCACCGTCCCGCCCTACGGAAGCCCGCGCAGCCACGTCCAGGAGGCCAGAGCCGCCGGGTCCCGGAGCCCGCCCGGAGCGG GcccagaagaagaggaaggggaggccTACGAGGAGCCAGACAGTGAGGAGGACTCCGAGTTCTATGAGAACGACTCCAACCTTGGGCAGGACCAACTCTCGCAGG ATGGCAGCGGCTATGAGAACCCTGAGGAGGGGGCCTTGGGTGCTGAGGATGAAGACTCCTTCTCCAACG CAGCTGAGTCTTATGAGAATGAGGATGAAGAGGTGGCCCAGCCAGTCACCAGGACAACAG ACTTCCTGAGTCCCCATGGGTCAGCCTGGGACCCCAGCAGGGAGGCAACCTCCCTTG GGTCCCAGTCGTATGAGGATATGAGAGGGATCCTGTATGCAGCCCCCCAGCTCCGCTCCTTTCGGGCCCAGCCTGGTCCCAATCATGAGGAAG ATGCAGACTCTTATGAGAACATGGATAATCCCGATGGGCCAGAACCAGCATGGGATGGAGGGGGCCACGTGGGGACCTGGAGCACCAGGTGA
- the CD19 gene encoding B-lymphocyte antigen CD19 isoform X2, whose translation MPPPLLLFFLLFLTPTGGRSQEALLVETKEGDNAVLPCFSPSDGPPQKLAQYKETEAFLQLSSKLRDLSIQKRPLGIMLLVFNVSNQMGGFYLCQPGPPSEQGWQPGWTVSVEGSGKLFRWNASDLDNPGCGLGKSSSEGLKTSSGHPASSQLYEWAKDQPHIRETALECAPNRSSLNQNHSQDLTVAPGSTLWLPCGVLPDSMVTGPVSWIHMHPEKTASVLRLNMTKDTQVREMWVSGTLRGGAVLLLPQATAQDAGTYHCYHGNTTREVHLKVTARAAVWHWLMETGGWKVPAATLVYLIFCLSSLVGFLHLRRALILRRKRKRMTDPTRRFFKVTPPPGTGAQNQYGNVLSLSTSSSGTGRALRWASGLGATVPPYGSPRSHVQEARAAGSRSPPGAGPEEEEGEAYEEPDSEEDSEFYENDSNLGQDQLSQDGSGYENPEEGALGAEDEDSFSNAESYENEDEEVAQPVTRTTDFLSPHGSAWDPSREATSLGSQSYEDMRGILYAAPQLRSFRAQPGPNHEEDADSYENMDNPDGPEPAWDGGGHVGTWSTR comes from the exons AtgccacctcctctcctcctcttcttcctcctcttccttacCCCCACGGGAGGCAGATCCCAGGAAGCACTGCTGGTGGAGACTAAAG AGGGAGACAATGCTGTGCTGCCGTGCTTCAGTCCCTCAGATGGTCCCCCTCAGAAGCTGGCCCAGTATAAGGAGACAGAAGCTTTCTTACAGCTGAGCTCAAAGTTACGAGACCTGAGCATTCAGAAACGGCCCTTGGGCATCATGCTGCTCGTCTTCAACGTCTCTAACCAGATGGGGGGCTTCTACCTGTGCCAGCCGGGGCCCCCTTCTGAGCAGGGCTGGCAGCCTGGCTGGACAGTCAGCGTGGAAGGCAGTG GGAAGCTGTTCCGGTGGAATGCTTCAGACCTAGATAACCCAGGCTGTGGCCTGGGCAAAAGTTCCTCAGAAGGCCTCAAGACCTCTTCTGGTCACCCTGCAAGCTCCCAGCTGTATGAGTGGGCCAAAGACCAGCCTCATATCCGGGAGACAGCCCTTGAATGTGCCCCAAATAGGAGCAGTCTGAACCAGAACCACAGCCAAG ACCTCACTGTGGCCCCTGGCTCCACACTCTGGCTGCCCTGCGGGGTGCTCCCTGATTCCATGGTCACAGGCCCCGTCTCCTGGATCCACATGCATCCCGAGAAGACTGCCTCAGTGCTGCGCCTAAACATGACGAAGGATACCCAAGTCAGAGAGATGTGGGTATCGGGCACCCTCAGGGGAGGGGCTGTTCTGTTGCTGCCCCAGGCCACGGCTCAAGATGCTGGCACCTATCATTGTTACCATGGCAACACGACCAGGGAGGTGCACCTGAAGGTCACTGCTCGGGCAG CTGTGTGGCATTGGCTGATGGAGACTGGTGGCTGGAAAGTCCCTGCTGCAACTTTAGTTTATCTGATCTTCTGCCTGAGTTCCCTCGTGGGCTTTCTTCATCTTCGAAGAG CCCTGATcctgaggaggaaaagaaagcgAATGACTGATCCCACTAGAAG GTTCTTTAAAGTGACGCCTCCCCCGGGAACCGGCGCCCAGAACCAGTATGGGAATGTGCTCTCCCTTTCCACGTCCTCCTCTGGCACGG GACGCGCCCTGCGATGGGCTTCAGGCCTGGGGGCCACCGTCCCGCCCTACGGAAGCCCGCGCAGCCACGTCCAGGAGGCCAGAGCCGCCGGGTCCCGGAGCCCGCCCGGAGCGG GcccagaagaagaggaaggggaggccTACGAGGAGCCAGACAGTGAGGAGGACTCCGAGTTCTATGAGAACGACTCCAACCTTGGGCAGGACCAACTCTCGCAGG ATGGCAGCGGCTATGAGAACCCTGAGGAGGGGGCCTTGGGTGCTGAGGATGAAGACTCCTTCTCCAACG CTGAGTCTTATGAGAATGAGGATGAAGAGGTGGCCCAGCCAGTCACCAGGACAACAG ACTTCCTGAGTCCCCATGGGTCAGCCTGGGACCCCAGCAGGGAGGCAACCTCCCTTG GGTCCCAGTCGTATGAGGATATGAGAGGGATCCTGTATGCAGCCCCCCAGCTCCGCTCCTTTCGGGCCCAGCCTGGTCCCAATCATGAGGAAG ATGCAGACTCTTATGAGAACATGGATAATCCCGATGGGCCAGAACCAGCATGGGATGGAGGGGGCCACGTGGGGACCTGGAGCACCAGGTGA
- the CD19 gene encoding B-lymphocyte antigen CD19 isoform X5, translated as MPPPLLLFFLLFLTPTGGRSQEALLVETKEGDNAVLPCFSPSDGPPQKLAQYKETEAFLQLSSKLRDLSIQKRPLGIMLLVFNVSNQMGGFYLCQPGPPSEQGWQPGWTVSVEGSGKLFRWNASDLDNPGCGLGKSSSEGLKTSSGHPASSQLYEWAKDQPHIRETALECAPNRSSLNQNHSQDLTVAPGSTLWLPCGVLPDSMVTGPVSWIHMHPEKTASVLRLNMTKDTQVREMWVSGTLRGGAVLLLPQATAQDAGTYHCYHGNTTREVHLKVTARAAVWHWLMETGGWKVPAATLVYLIFCLSSLVGFLHLRRALILRRKRKRMTDPTRRFFKVTPPPGTGAQNQYGNVLSLSTSSSGTGRALRWASGLGATVPPYGSPRSHVQEARAAGSRSPPGAGPEEEEGEAYEEPDSEEDSEFYENDSNLGQDQLSQDGSGYENPEEGALGAEDEDSFSNAESYENEDEEVAQPVTRTTDFLSPHGSAWDPSREATSLDADSYENMDNPDGPEPAWDGGGHVGTWSTR; from the exons AtgccacctcctctcctcctcttcttcctcctcttccttacCCCCACGGGAGGCAGATCCCAGGAAGCACTGCTGGTGGAGACTAAAG AGGGAGACAATGCTGTGCTGCCGTGCTTCAGTCCCTCAGATGGTCCCCCTCAGAAGCTGGCCCAGTATAAGGAGACAGAAGCTTTCTTACAGCTGAGCTCAAAGTTACGAGACCTGAGCATTCAGAAACGGCCCTTGGGCATCATGCTGCTCGTCTTCAACGTCTCTAACCAGATGGGGGGCTTCTACCTGTGCCAGCCGGGGCCCCCTTCTGAGCAGGGCTGGCAGCCTGGCTGGACAGTCAGCGTGGAAGGCAGTG GGAAGCTGTTCCGGTGGAATGCTTCAGACCTAGATAACCCAGGCTGTGGCCTGGGCAAAAGTTCCTCAGAAGGCCTCAAGACCTCTTCTGGTCACCCTGCAAGCTCCCAGCTGTATGAGTGGGCCAAAGACCAGCCTCATATCCGGGAGACAGCCCTTGAATGTGCCCCAAATAGGAGCAGTCTGAACCAGAACCACAGCCAAG ACCTCACTGTGGCCCCTGGCTCCACACTCTGGCTGCCCTGCGGGGTGCTCCCTGATTCCATGGTCACAGGCCCCGTCTCCTGGATCCACATGCATCCCGAGAAGACTGCCTCAGTGCTGCGCCTAAACATGACGAAGGATACCCAAGTCAGAGAGATGTGGGTATCGGGCACCCTCAGGGGAGGGGCTGTTCTGTTGCTGCCCCAGGCCACGGCTCAAGATGCTGGCACCTATCATTGTTACCATGGCAACACGACCAGGGAGGTGCACCTGAAGGTCACTGCTCGGGCAG CTGTGTGGCATTGGCTGATGGAGACTGGTGGCTGGAAAGTCCCTGCTGCAACTTTAGTTTATCTGATCTTCTGCCTGAGTTCCCTCGTGGGCTTTCTTCATCTTCGAAGAG CCCTGATcctgaggaggaaaagaaagcgAATGACTGATCCCACTAGAAG GTTCTTTAAAGTGACGCCTCCCCCGGGAACCGGCGCCCAGAACCAGTATGGGAATGTGCTCTCCCTTTCCACGTCCTCCTCTGGCACGG GACGCGCCCTGCGATGGGCTTCAGGCCTGGGGGCCACCGTCCCGCCCTACGGAAGCCCGCGCAGCCACGTCCAGGAGGCCAGAGCCGCCGGGTCCCGGAGCCCGCCCGGAGCGG GcccagaagaagaggaaggggaggccTACGAGGAGCCAGACAGTGAGGAGGACTCCGAGTTCTATGAGAACGACTCCAACCTTGGGCAGGACCAACTCTCGCAGG ATGGCAGCGGCTATGAGAACCCTGAGGAGGGGGCCTTGGGTGCTGAGGATGAAGACTCCTTCTCCAACG CTGAGTCTTATGAGAATGAGGATGAAGAGGTGGCCCAGCCAGTCACCAGGACAACAG ACTTCCTGAGTCCCCATGGGTCAGCCTGGGACCCCAGCAGGGAGGCAACCTCCCTTG ATGCAGACTCTTATGAGAACATGGATAATCCCGATGGGCCAGAACCAGCATGGGATGGAGGGGGCCACGTGGGGACCTGGAGCACCAGGTGA